A genome region from Chlorobaculum tepidum TLS includes the following:
- a CDS encoding alpha/beta fold hydrolase: MPIRSRYITLGGHRHRYIDTGGNAPVMLLLHGISSSADYYGPSMSLLARSFRVLGLDLLGFGESDKPRTIPYTLQLYADLIHEFLWETDAFAHGEVYGTGHSMGGKYLLATALLYPGTFKKMVLSNTDGFIVLPSFARAISLPGVRHVLKPLVTGERIAAKMLDMAIHNRQAIDDETYRKVLQIARDHDAFETVMSLNRNMLKLDLKRTGLRARLRELKQPVLIIWGEHDRYISPKIAHIVKRELPHAKLLIFKDCGHSPMLEYPEQFSTAITEFIHQEPPLP, from the coding sequence ATGCCAATCCGGAGCAGATATATTACTCTCGGCGGTCACCGCCACCGTTATATCGACACCGGAGGCAACGCACCCGTGATGCTGCTGCTTCACGGCATCTCCTCATCGGCTGATTATTATGGCCCATCGATGTCGTTGCTTGCCCGCTCATTCAGAGTGCTTGGCCTCGACCTGCTCGGCTTCGGTGAATCGGACAAGCCGCGGACGATTCCCTACACCTTGCAGCTCTATGCCGACCTCATTCATGAATTCCTCTGGGAAACTGATGCGTTTGCTCATGGCGAGGTTTATGGCACCGGGCATTCGATGGGCGGAAAGTATCTGCTCGCAACCGCACTGCTCTACCCCGGCACCTTCAAAAAAATGGTGCTCAGCAACACGGACGGCTTCATTGTCCTGCCCTCGTTCGCCAGGGCGATCAGCCTGCCGGGCGTGCGTCATGTGCTCAAGCCGCTCGTTACCGGCGAGCGCATTGCGGCCAAAATGCTCGACATGGCGATTCACAACCGGCAGGCCATCGACGACGAGACGTACCGTAAAGTGCTCCAGATCGCGCGAGACCACGACGCGTTCGAGACCGTCATGAGCCTAAACCGCAACATGCTGAAGCTCGACCTGAAGCGCACCGGCCTGCGAGCGAGGCTCCGGGAGCTGAAACAACCGGTACTGATCATCTGGGGAGAACACGACCGCTACATCTCGCCGAAAATTGCCCACATCGTCAAGCGGGAACTGCCTCACGCAAAGCTGCTCATTTTTAAAGATTGCGGCCACTCTCCAATGCTCGAATATCCGGAACAGTTCAGCACAGCAATCACGGAATTCATTCACCAGGAACCACCATTGCCTTAA
- the tmk gene encoding dTMP kinase gives MLISFEGIDGAGKSTQVMKLKRYLQERGREVLALREPGGTPVAEEIRELLLERRNDITPVGELLLFAASRAELVQQVIQPALENDSDVILDRFFDSTTAYQGYGRGLDLDMLAEINRIASCRLVPDVTFYLDLTPEDALMRKFSEKSLPLAFESEELDRMENSGLDFYRRVREGYHKIGGENPNRIIIIDALLSPSEIHRKIISSIDALCTKTA, from the coding sequence ATGCTCATTTCATTTGAAGGAATCGACGGCGCAGGAAAATCAACCCAGGTCATGAAGCTCAAACGCTATCTTCAAGAGCGAGGGCGCGAAGTTCTGGCCCTGCGCGAACCGGGTGGCACTCCCGTGGCCGAAGAGATCAGGGAGCTGCTGCTCGAAAGACGCAACGACATCACCCCCGTCGGGGAGCTGCTGCTCTTTGCAGCGAGCCGCGCGGAGCTGGTGCAGCAGGTTATCCAGCCGGCGCTCGAAAACGACAGTGACGTCATTCTCGACCGCTTCTTTGATTCAACGACTGCCTATCAGGGTTACGGGCGGGGCCTTGACCTGGACATGCTGGCCGAAATCAACCGCATCGCCTCATGCCGCCTCGTGCCGGATGTCACCTTCTATCTCGACCTCACCCCGGAAGACGCGCTCATGAGAAAGTTTTCCGAAAAGTCCCTGCCACTGGCGTTCGAATCTGAAGAGCTCGACCGGATGGAAAACTCAGGGCTTGATTTTTACCGGCGAGTGCGGGAGGGATATCACAAAATCGGCGGCGAAAACCCGAACCGGATCATCATCATCGACGCGCTCCTGAGTCCATCGGAAATTCACCGTAAAATTATTTCAAGCATTGACGCGCTCTGCACAAAAACCGCATAA
- a CDS encoding trehalose 6-phosphate synthase codes for MHTTIVNERSLRTCNFPITLQDIRTLKELYRLKAETRDLRKPIVRNIMKQRVVGKGCLESLKNALYSLETIYIDDYTGQRLLRIDGMKQIEVDLTYEIRELQKDIYYLEYGEDRFIEYLAKFIPGFTDYVTEGVEMLRGKSFNAFITDRDGTTNNYCGRYRSSIQPIYNSVFLSRFAKNCCRYPMIVTSAPLKDFGILNVSINPEHIFVYAGSKGREFIDIDGQFHSFPIEPGKQELIRLLNERMQLLLLDPSFEKFNFIGSALQMKFGQTTIARQDITRSVNEAESAAFLEKIKGIVRDIDPEGKNFRIEDTGLDIEIILTIDVDPKTGMIRDFDKGDGLEFICRKMNIDHTGEPVLVCGDTSSDIPMLKKAMEMYDDVWAIFVTRDEKLMQRVREICPKSYMVPYPDILLTILGLLSL; via the coding sequence ATGCATACCACCATTGTCAATGAAAGAAGTCTTCGTACCTGTAACTTCCCCATCACGTTGCAGGATATCAGGACGCTCAAGGAACTGTACCGGCTCAAGGCCGAAACGAGAGACCTGAGAAAGCCGATCGTCCGGAACATCATGAAGCAGCGGGTCGTCGGCAAAGGATGCCTCGAATCCCTGAAAAACGCCCTCTACTCCCTCGAAACCATTTACATCGACGACTATACAGGCCAAAGACTGCTTCGCATCGATGGCATGAAGCAGATCGAGGTTGACCTGACCTACGAAATCCGCGAGCTGCAAAAGGATATTTACTACCTCGAATACGGCGAAGACCGCTTCATCGAGTACCTGGCGAAGTTCATTCCCGGCTTCACCGACTACGTCACCGAAGGGGTGGAGATGCTGCGAGGCAAATCGTTCAACGCATTTATCACCGACCGCGACGGCACCACCAACAACTACTGCGGACGCTATCGCTCCTCGATCCAGCCCATCTACAATTCGGTCTTCCTGTCGCGCTTCGCCAAAAACTGCTGCCGCTATCCGATGATCGTCACTTCGGCGCCGCTCAAGGATTTCGGCATCCTGAACGTCTCGATCAATCCCGAACACATCTTCGTCTATGCCGGCTCCAAAGGACGCGAGTTCATCGACATCGACGGCCAGTTCCACAGCTTCCCGATTGAACCCGGCAAGCAGGAGCTGATCCGGCTGCTCAACGAACGAATGCAACTGCTGCTGCTCGATCCATCGTTCGAGAAGTTCAACTTCATCGGTTCAGCATTGCAGATGAAGTTCGGCCAGACCACCATTGCCCGCCAGGACATTACCCGCTCGGTCAACGAAGCTGAATCGGCAGCATTTCTTGAAAAAATCAAGGGCATCGTGCGCGACATCGATCCTGAAGGCAAGAACTTCAGGATCGAGGATACCGGCCTCGACATCGAGATCATCCTGACCATCGACGTCGATCCCAAAACGGGTATGATCCGCGATTTCGACAAGGGCGATGGACTCGAATTCATCTGCCGCAAGATGAATATCGACCATACCGGAGAACCGGTACTGGTCTGCGGCGACACCTCTTCGGACATCCCGATGCTGAAAAAGGCGATGGAGATGTACGACGATGTCTGGGCTATCTTTGTCACCCGGGATGAAAAGCTGATGCAGCGCGTCAGGGAAATCTGCCCAAAAAGCTATATGGTGCCCTACCCCGACATCCTTTTGACCATCCTCGGATTGCTCTCGCTCTGA